One window from the genome of Musa acuminata AAA Group cultivar baxijiao chromosome BXJ1-4, Cavendish_Baxijiao_AAA, whole genome shotgun sequence encodes:
- the LOC135664117 gene encoding myosin-binding protein 7-like isoform X2 has protein sequence MDLDTLSPPGPSSSSSFSAAAAGRLCPCACPFCCRPSSPSWRRSMKRRLDPDAADHGPARVEVEDEVAALREAVASQQETIQELCAELDEERNAACSAASEAMSMILRLQREKAEAQMEARQFKRFAEEKMDHDQQELIALEDLLFKREEAVQSLTFQIQAYRHRLLGYGIDPGAVDVAPSGGSVNDEPETPQSNESPTFEYTPLKCTLTNGVEREEDYLDEAADLEKYAFGETPHGREDLENLEQRICQLEALPDTSSMLEKGIIQEPPGSSSHFRRSSTHSCDSVMGMTSQEPMKEGEFPASMDRPLDDSDDTDDMSDRVYTIDSVHGVPMVHSSEDGMEKGKRGEIDGGAEGGSPDITNLYTRLQALEADRESMRQAIMSMQTEKAQLLLLRHIAQQLHKEVSPERRITKKKSSITNFSIVSMLKKTQNKHYTTKWEDTCSVIQKDPTLGIYIPVIL, from the coding sequence ATGGATCTGGACACGCTATCCCCACCtggcccctcctcctcctcctctttctccgcGGCTGCTGCCGGCCGCCTCTGCCCCTGCGCCTGCCCCTTCTGCTGCCGACCTTCCTCCCCCTCCTGGCGACGCTCCATGAAGCGCCGGCTCGACCCCGACGCGGCCGATCACGGCCCCGCCCGGGTGGAGGTCGAGGACGAGGTGGCTGCCCTCCGAGAGGCCGTGGCCAGCCAACAGGAGACAATCCAGGAGCTGTGCGCGGAGCTCGACGAAGAGCGAAACGCCGCCTGCTCGGCCGCGAGCGAGGCCATGTCGATGATCCTCCGTCTCCAGCGCGAGAAGGCCGAAGCGCAAATGGAGGCCCGGCAGTTCAAACGCTTTGCCGAGGAGAAGATGGACCACGACCAGCAGGAGCTGATCGCGCTCGAGGACCTCCTCTTCAAGCGCGAGGAGGCCGTCCAGTCTCTCACCTTCCAGATTCAGGCCTATAGGCACCGCCTTCTGGGCTACGGTATCGACCCTGGCGCAGTCGACGTTGCCCCCTCTGGTGGCTCTGTGAACGACGAGCCCGAGACCCCTCAGTCCAACGAGAGTCCCACCTTTGAATACACTCCTTTGAAGTGCACCTTAACCAATGGTGTCGAACGCGAAGAGGATTATCTCGATGAGGCTGCTGATCTTGAAAAATATGCGTTCGGTGAAACGCCACATGGCAGAGAGGACCTCGAGAATTTGGAGCAGCGGATTTGTCAGCTTGAGGCATTGCCGGACACCAGCAGCATGCTGGAGAAGGGCATCATCCAGGAGCCACCGGGATCATCGAGCCATTTCAGGCGATCATCCACCCATAGCTGTGACTCAGTTATGGGCATGACTTCACAAGAACCAATGAAAGAGGGAGAATTCCCTGCTTCGATGGACAGGCCATTGGACGATAGTGATGACACTGATGACATGAGCGATAGGGTGTACACAATTGATTCAGTTCATGGGGTTCCAATGGTCCATTCCTCCGAGGATGGCATGGAGAAGGGGAAGAGAGGGGAAATAGATGGAGGGGCAGAAGGTGGGAGTCCAGATATAACGAATCTGTACACCAGGTTGCAGGCGCTTGAGGCAGACAGAGAGTCGATGAGGCAGGCTATAATGTCGATGCAAACTGAGAAGGCACAATTGTTGTTGCTCAGACATATAGCACAGCAGCTGCATAAGGAAGTCTCTCCTGAGAGGAGAATCACCAAAAAGAAATCTTCAATTACAAATTTCTCTATTGTTTCCATGCTTAAG
- the LOC135664103 gene encoding valine--tRNA ligase, chloroplastic/mitochondrial 2-like: protein MALPTPSLLSCRSVCLLNPIRFAPSTRRFGARPFRWNPCRPNRKFFSVMASENEVFTSPEIAKSFDFASEERIYSWWEAQGYFKPSFDRGADPFVIPMPPPNVTGSLHMGHAMFVTLEDIMVRYNRMKGRPTLWIPGTDHAGIATQLVVEKMLASEGIKRAELGREEFTKRVWEWKEK, encoded by the exons ATGGCGCTCCCCACTCCATCTCTGCTATCGTGTCGTTCCGTTTGCCTTCTGAATCCCATCCGCTTCGCCCCTTCCACCCGCCGGTTCGGAGCCAGGCCTTTCCGGTGGAACCCATGCCGTCCCAATCGCAAGTTCTTCTCAG TAATGGCGTCGGAGAACGAGGTTTTCACCTCACCGGAAATCGCAAAGTCGTTTGATTTTGCTTCAGAGGAACGGATATATAGTTG GTGGGAAGCCCAAGGTTACTTCAAGCCTAGCTTTGATCGGGGTGCAGACCCTTTTGTCATTCCGATGCCACCCCCAAATGTTACTGGATCACTACATATGGGGCATGCAATGTTTGTGACTCTTGAG GACATAATGGTCAGATACAACCGTATGAAGGGAAGGCCTACTCTTTGGATTCCAGGCACCGATCATGCTGGTATTGCAACTCAG TTGGTTGTGGAAAAAATGCTTGCATCTGAAGGCATCAAAAGGGCTGAACTTGGTCGAGAGGAGTTCACTAAAAGAGTTTGGGAGTGGAAAGAAAAGTAA